The sequence GCTGCATGTTAAGCGCAGTATGGGCTGGAAGAAGGCCTGCGACGAACTGGAGCTGCATCAGCGCTTCCTCCGTGAAGGGAGGTTTTGGAAGTCCAAGAATGAGGAccgaggggaggaggaggcagagtcCAGCATCTCCTCCACCAGCAACGAGCAGGTGAGGGCGCCAGTGAGAACCTGTCAGTTGTGCTCCGGAGGTGTGGGTGCCAGGACGCACTGGCATGGAATGAGCAGGTGGTGACTTCTTCCTTCACACAACATTTGTCAAGTGCTCCgcaaaacaaaccagaaacagtCCTAGTTCACAGAAGCCACCACCACTGATCCAGATTTGACCAGCACATTAGTTAGCTCTTTCAAGCCCTCTGCCCAGAGGAATCATTCAGTGAGTGCCAACCATGTGGTCTTGAAAGAGCTAATGTGAGAGGGACACAGCAGGTGCCCACCTCTCCCCTGTGGGTCCATGGCTAGTCTTCCAGCAGAGAAGTGTTTTGTGGTGTCAGGAATAATGTGCTGTTACTTTGATGATGTCCACAGCTAAAGGTCACTCAAGAACCAAGAGCAAAGAAAGGACGACGTAATCAAAGTGTGGAACCCAAAAAAGAAGTAAGTTGCCCACCTTGCAGTGTCCCGGTGACAAGTGAAACCGGAAATACTTTCACAGTTGTGATCCAGGCAGTGCTCCTGACAGGTAACTTGCAAAAAGGATTGCCATCAGAGAGCAACCAAGTCGGACCCAGACTGCCCGCTGCCCTGTCACTAGGGTAACACACGGGAGTATCCAGTTAAGCAGTACTGACCACGTCTGGCTAAGTGGGACAGTCCTTTGCTGCACTGTCTGGGAACACTGATATTTTCTCATGGCACTAATAAAAAACAGTTTTTAGTGTTTATCCAGCAGATCAATGAGACCAGCatttgaaaactgaaagaaacTGTGGCTAAGTTCAGGCTTTTACAATTCTGTAATCCAGGTACATTTTAAAACCAGGGCACAGTACCACCACATACTCAGTGAGGGGTGGTCTAGGGTATTTGTTTCTGAATCTCATCCAAAGAAGTAACGATAAATTCTAACGATCTTACACAGTAAACTTTTTGTTTAGTTTCCTTCTTTGAAAGGAAACACCATAATATTAGTATTAATGGAATTGTAAATGAAGTTCCTGTAGAATGATTGTACCTATAAATggcatatgttttaatttttttttattttgaattgtggtcaaatacacaaaagaattttccattttcttacatGATTGTTTGAACAGCAGTTGTATGGCTGTTTGTatcactctgtttttttttcagatagagCTTGCTCTTGAACTAGTAAATCCTGTGGCACTTTCCTTATCCTTTAGGAACCAGAGCCTGAAACGGAAGCTGTAAGTTCCAGCCAGGAAATCCCCACGATGCCTCAGCCAATCGAAAAAGTTTCTGTGTCAACTCAGACCAAGAAGTTAAGTGCCTCTTCCCCAAGAATGCTGCATCGAAGCACCCAGACCACCAGTGATGGAGTGTGTCAAAGCATGTGCCATGACAAGTACACCAAAATTTTCAATGACTTTAAAGACCGAATGAAGTCTGATCACAAGCGAGAAACTGAAAGAGTTGTTCGAGAAGCTCTAGAAAAGGTAACATAGCCCTCAGTGCCAGCGCTGCCTCAGACACACGGGCGGGTTAGGTGACTAGTCTTCCTCTTGTGGCTTTACGTCGCTTAGGCATCAACCAGGTAGCAGCTCTttaaaacaaggaataaaacatctttttataATACATTAAATAACAGGTACTTTCTCACCTAAATATTTTATGGCCCTTAATGAAATAAAGGGAACAGGTACATCACTTAAGTAGAAACTATGTATTAAGGTTTTGCTTAATGGTTTGTGTAAATTATGAGCTGACATACTCTGGGTTAACTTTTTTTTCATCTCAGCTGCGTTctgaaatggaagaagaaaaaagacaagctGTAAATAAAGCTGTAGCCAATATGCAGGGTGAGATGGACAGAAAATGTAAGCAAGTAAAGGAAAAGTGTAAAGAAGAATTTGTAGAGGAAATCAAGAAGCTAGCAACACAGCACAAACAACTAATTTCTCAGACCAAGAAGAAGCAGTGGGTAAATACCACTATTTTCTTAGAATCtgatttatgaaagaaaaataccataggTATGATGAAAATTAATTCAGAAAGATCTATATGGCATATGTAAAAATCCTGAAATATAGTCTTAATGTGAAACTGTCAACTTTAATTAACTTAAACTGTATTTTAACTCCAGATCCCACATTTCTCAGTATTTgctcaaaattattttgttacATTGAGATTATGATACTTTGGGACATAGATAATTTATACAAGTTTTCCATCTATGcaggtattttattttgataagtgGGCTGGCCCTGATAGGTGATATTAACTTATAAAATTGTAGATGTAAGTATCATAATAGCAAACTAAGGATTTTCAGATTTTACTGCACTTAACATACATTAGCTTCTAGTAAAGAAATTGATTGCTTTATAAAAGTAACATCTCACTGGTCTCTAACGTAAGAACTGACAGTTCACCAAGGACGGTGCCCTGAGGGTCGTCTGAGGCTGTCTGCTCTCCAGTCTTCTCCCCTGTTTTGCTAATTTCCACTGACCTGTCGTCTTCAGCTCACATCTGCCTTTGAATCCCTCCAGtcatttttcacttcagttaaTGGACTTCTCAGCCACAAGTCTGCTTTTTGGTTTCCATCAGTATCTTTTTATTGATGTTTTCAGTTTGCTCATACatcattttcttgactttctccatgtcttcctttagttctttgcaCTTCTTTAATAggtgttttaaagtctttatctaGTATATCTGCCAGTAGGTTTTTTACATGGACCGTTTGAttgattctttttcctttgaatgGTCATACTTCCTGCTTCTTTGTATGCCTTgtgatgttttttgttgttgaacacTAAACATTTGAGTCTAATAACATGGTAACTGGAACTCATTTTCTCCCCTTTATCAtagtttgctgttgctgtttcttTGATTGTTATGGCTGTCTATTCCTAGGATCAGACTTAGGTGTAAATTAAATGTCTTCTTAGGTCTTTTCTAAGCCTCTCCTTGGGTTTGCACATTGACTTCCTAATTCCCCCATATGTGCAATTGATTTTGAGTGGCTTGCAAAAGGGAAGTCACTTCAGAGGGAGGACTTGTTTTTGGTTGGGGAGGGGTGCAACTGTTAATACAGTGGCCGCCCATCTGTGACCAGAAGCAGCAGTCTGCAGGACACCTGCCAGGGGGCTCCATGCACAGCCATCTGGGGCTGCCGGTGGGCAAGAGGTAGCTGTTTCAGTGCTAAGAGCCAAAATAACCAGATTGACCATAACTTACTGTTCCACCCTTCCCCAGACCTCAGGGTTCCAGAACAGTCCCTTCAGATTGTGCAGCAGAgctgctgtgtgtgtggggggggtccTTGTGCTGCCGCTCCGTCATCGTTTCAGAACCTTTGGACCTttttaggaaaagagaaattatgcttgtgtgctgctgctgttaaTGACCTAGTACAGATGGAAGAAGTTGATGTGCCGAGTAAGCTTTGAGTTTGCTGATAATGACTTCGTGCTGAGCCTCAGTCATCCCATTGTTTCCCTACTGTCCTGCTCAGGACAGAAACCGTGTTGATGTTCTTGGTGATCCTAGTTTACacttgagtcagaaagatctttGAAAGCACAGTTTTAAAGTCTGTAGTTGTACCCAGTTTCGTTTACCTGCTGGTCACGGTTTCTTGCTGCAGTGCTACAACTGTGAGGAGGAGGCCATGTACCACTGCTGCTGGAACACATCGTACTGCTCCATCAAGTGTCAGCAGGAGCACTGGCACGCGGAGCACAAGCGCACCTGTCGCCGGAAAAGATGAAGGCTGGCTCTTCCTGGAGAATCACTGACGACTATTCCTCTCAGACACAGCGGTTTTTGTTTCCAAGAAGCCAAAATTGTTTAGAATTTGCTTCCCATTTTGCACCAGCCTTTAAACACTTTTCGTGAAGAAATTTTGCACAGTAGTTTAAATCTTTTGTTAACACTCCTCTGGAGTTTTTCAGGGGGTAAAAGTAACATCAGTGGAgggtattattttaaataaattttaattgagaGTTTGTTGCATTTtcagcaaattttaaaacatttttaggtTTTACAGAGATTTTAACCTTTAAACAACAGATCTTTAAAAAACAGGTGAATTACAAGTGAGTTTaacaaagaaacatttaaaatagatcTGAATGTAAGAACTACAGAACTGtttcagaaataaaacatacTACCTTGatgtgaaatttatttcttaaccTTGTTGAGCTGGTTTTGTTCAGCTTACTTTACTGTTTAAAGGCATTATCTATTGGTTATGCCAGTGGGTATATGATTGAATTTAGGGAACAGGGTTGACACAGCAGGTGCTAGTCctgcatattttttcttaaatgtttcccaattgtgtttttcattatttcttttcaatatataacttttataacAAATTATTAGCTTTGATCTTGTAGTTTAAAATTGCAGGGAACTGGGGTAATCTTTTACTGAGCTGgatcttagagaaaatgaatatttaaattttaaagtttgcaCATTTCATCTTTGTCCTAACATGAGTGCTtgtaacaaaataacaaaaataaaaagccaaaaacTACCTTTATCCATACAAGAAATTATAGATGaggcatacagatttctttactgcttcccttccctccccaagtGTCATCTGATTGCCTACTATCTGGTGTCACCTCTTCTAGCATAAGTTAAtactgaaaggaaagaaagcactTAAGTTTCACAGAAGCCGTTATGTTTGTAGTAATGGATCATTACCTACTAATGAACTCCATCACTGTACACAGAATGAAGAATAATGCATGTTAATTTTCTTGTATTAAAGATGCCGTGATTTGTAAAAAGTCTGTATTTTGCGGAATGTCTGGATTAAGAAGCATTACCAATAGGAATGGATcgatagttaattttttttatacatagatatataaaatacagccaggaaaccttaattttaaaaaaaaaaaaacaaaccctcacAATTTATGTTTTTTCAAAGACTGATCTTAGACCAAGTCAAATTCCCATTtatcatttagttatttttaaggttagagaaataatttgtaaatatttatttacaccTTCGATATTTATTAAAGCAATTACACACAATGTAAGTGAGAGAATCAGGAGAAAAGACCTTTCAAAAAGTTTTCTCCAGGTTTGTCAGGGTCACTCTAAAGACAAAAATGTACCCAAGTCTTCTGTGAAATAATCCCCCACCCAGTCCTGATGCTGTTGCAGATGGTGGTGACACAAGTTAACCGACAAGCTACTGCCCAGTGGTGCCCAGTGGCTCGGAGGACCTGTCTGGTAGCCACACGTCAACACCATCCCTGAACTTCGCAGGCACGTGGCATTCTCGGTCCCTCCTCATTGCTGTGTGATTGGTCAGCGTCGCCATAGTGCCGTGGTCTGGTCCAGACGACGTAACTGAGAACACTTACCTTCTCTGATTGTTTTCCAAGTTTTAAAACTTCGATCCACCCCTATGAGAGCAAGTTATTGTGGAACTATTTTTGGTGTGAAATCATTCCAGAGTGTGTACTATTTACCGATAGCTGCATGAAAGTAAGACTCGTGTTACTTTGGCTTTTTTGTCTCCGTTGACACGGTTGCACATTTCCAAGTTACTACAGCGTGAAAactgtgtgtttaaaaaaaaaaaaaaaacaaaattaaaaaaaaaagagattgtgGCCTGGTTTTGTAAAAGTTTTAGGTAAAATTACAATTGATTGTTTAGgaatcattattaaaaattttctgcAAATCATAAAGCTATATCAAGGTGTTGAGCTTAGCCACTATGCACATTGTAATTACTCATTGTGGCTGTCCAGTTCTTCGATGCATTCTGGCATTTTGTAAGCTGCTCTGACTAGCAATATATAGACTCATTTAATGTGTTAACATTggttaataaatgtatttaaaaaaactgCCTTTAATAAATTGTTGATTTAGTCCATTCTCCTAGACCAAAACAAACACAAGTATATCACATAGTAATCATATACTGTTGGCTATCCACTGGTGACTATTTAACTTTGTAAAAATCAGTTTGTTAAAAACAGTTCTTTTAAACACTACATGTAAAGTTGGATTTACTTTTACCAGTTCTCAAAAAATTCAAGTTTGACTACAAAGCCCTTTTTCTTGACCTTTAGACTAGGCTGAACATACAGATAGAAAattgttcaataaacatttgaaattagtcaataaacatttgaaattagTCAATAACATCAATTTCAATGTATCCAGACTCAAATCCATCATCTTGTTCTCACTTCACTCCTTCAACCAGTTCCCATGATGGTGATCTCAGTTCAAGCCAGCATCACCCTCCTGCCAAACCATGATGTAGAAGTGGCCCGACCCTCTCTTTGCCTCCCCCTCtaattcagtggttctcaaatttctgACTTCAGGATCACAAGAGGGCTtgttctctccccacccccactttcattgctaacaagctcccaggtgttGCTGACGAGGCCATCCTTTCAAAGGCACTGCTTTACTGATGGAAATAAACAGATACGCAGAAGGCCCCAGTATCTTACAGAGTCCTAGGGCCCATCCTTAGACTTCCACCCCCAGAAGGATCCAGGTCCCTCAAGTTAACAATCCTGGATCCAGCAGGATTAGGCAAGCCAAGAATAGAATTGGTAGCAAGAGTCCTGTCACTCATTTAGATCAGAGACTCTCAAACGTCCAAGTGCACACAGAAAACCTGGGGGTCTAAAGTGCAGAGTCCAACTTAGACCACCTGGGGTGGGTGGAGCTGGGCATTCTGCCATTCTGGCCACGGATGACACCCGAGAGGCAAGTTCTTAACTCCAAAACTGCAACtcgctgctgaataaccatctACAGGacaatgttggatcccaccaaaaaaagataccccacagcaaggacaaagaagccccaacaagacagCAGGAGGGGTGAAACTGCATTCAGATTCAAACCGATACCCACCAGAGACgctcggagggctcaaacaaaaccttatgggcaccaggacccaagaccccacagacggagccagacctgcctgagtgtttgagtgtctcctgcagaggcatgggtcagcaatGGCCTGCCCTGGGGataggggctctggctgcagcagaccagggTCATGGAGCATAcacaagccctcttggaggaggctgACATTAGCCTCACTATAAGCTGAGCAGATGACTCAGAAACTGCATAAAagttataccaaagaagtttttGCACTGTTAAAAGTTCTAGGACACACAACAGATTTTGCAACttggggatctgacaaagggactgagaacccccagggaatctgactatggaggccagtgggatttgattacagaacttccacaggactgggggaacagactcttggagggcacaagcaaaaccttgtgcgcaccaggacccaggagaaaggagcagtgaccccacaagagactgacccagacttgcccatgagtgtccaggagtctccagtggagatACGGGTCAGAggtggcctgctgtggggtcaggggcactgaatacaacagtgccTGCAcaagaccttttgaag comes from Bubalus bubalis isolate 160015118507 breed Murrah chromosome 14, NDDB_SH_1, whole genome shotgun sequence and encodes:
- the ZMYND11 gene encoding zinc finger MYND domain-containing protein 11 isoform X11, whose translation is MIIFNKASNTMDEKIRIDWETENHDWYCFECHLPGEVLICDLCFRVYHSKCLSDEYRLRDSSSHWQCPVCRSVKKKNTNKQEMSTYLRFIVSRMKERAIDLNKKGKDNKHPMYRRLVHSAVDVPAIQEKVNEGKYRSYEEFKADAQLLLHNTVIFYGADSEQADIARMLYKDTCHELDELQLCKNCFYLSNARPDNWFCYPCIPNHELVWAKMKGFGFWPAKVMQKEDNQVDVRFFGHHHQRAWIPSENIQDITVNVHRLHVKRSMGWKKACDELELHQRFLREGRFWKSKNEDRGEEEAESSISSTSNEQLKVTQEPRAKKGRRNQSVEPKKEEPEPETEAVSSSQEIPTMPQPIEKVSVSTQTKKLSASSPRMLHRSTQTTSDGVCQSMCHDKYTKIFNDFKDRMKSDHKRETERVVREALEKLRSEMEEEKRQAVNKAVANMQGEMDRKCKQVKEKCKEEFVEEIKKLATQHKQLISQTKKKQWCYNCEEEAMYHCCWNTSYCSIKCQQEHWHAEHKRTCRRKR
- the ZMYND11 gene encoding zinc finger MYND domain-containing protein 11 isoform X12, with the protein product MARLTKRRQADTKAIQHLWAAIEIIRNQKQIANIDRITKYMSRVHGMHPKETTRQLSLAVKDGLIVETLTVGCKGSKAGIEQEGYWLPGDEISVKKKNTNKQEMSTYLRFIVSRMKERAIDLNKKGKDNKHPMYRRLVHSAVDVPAIQEKVNEGKYRSYEEFKADAQLLLHNTVIFYGADSEQADIARMLYKDTCHEIPNHELVWAKMKGFGFWPAKVMQKEDNQVDVRFFGHHHQRAWIPSENIQDITVNVHRLHVKRSMGWKKACDELELHQRFLREGRFWKSKNEDRGEEEAESSISSTSNEQLKVTQEPRAKKGRRNQSVEPKKEEPEPETEAVSSSQEIPTMPQPIEKVSVSTQTKKLSASSPRMLHRSTQTTSDGVCQSMCHDKYTKIFNDFKDRMKSDHKRETERVVREALEKLRSEMEEEKRQAVNKAVANMQGEMDRKCKQVKEKCKEEFVEEIKKLATQHKQLISQTKKKQWCYNCEEEAMYHCCWNTSYCSIKCQQEHWHAEHKRTCRRKR